GATGCGTTCCTGGTAAACGTAGCGCAGCATGGCCGTCGACGAGAGGAATCCGCTGTAGCGCCCCCGGTCGGTGATCAAGATGCCGTCTCGCGATCTCATCGAATCCTGTAGCGAGAATATCTTGAGTATCTCATCGGCGTCGGCATGCAGGTCGGCCACATAGCACTTGCGAATATGATGTGAAAGGAAATCTTCCATATCTCGATTATGAAGAAGATCCTTTCCGTACGGAGAATAGGTTATACTTTTCAGGCTGGATTCATGCAGCAGGCCCAGAGGCTCTTCAAATTCGTTCAGAACGGGGAATAGCGTAAACTCAGGGTTTCTCTTGAAAAGCTCGACGATCTGCGCGAATCCCATGCCTGGCCGCACCGGCTCGATACGCTGCATCTGCAAACCCGGCTTGAGGTGCGGAATGGCGCTTTCGCGATCGGCATGCAACAGATCACGAGCCGTCGAATCGCTATGAGTTCGAATCGAGTCTTCGATGAAAAGAGGCCTGCCCACAAAATAGCCCTGAATCAGATCGCAGCCGATGCGCACGCATGCTCTGTATTCGTCTTCTGTTTCGACGCCTTCGGCGACGACCATTCCGCCCATCAGATGCGAGAGCTGGATAACGTGCTGTAAAAAAAGCCGCTTCTTAGGATCGCTGTCGACTCCCTGGATAAAGAAGCGATCCAGCTTGACGATATCGGGTTCGACGCTATAGATCAGCTGCAGGCCCGAGAAGCCGACGCCGTAGTCGTCAAGAGCGATGCGGTATCCCTGCTGACGATAGGTATCGATCATGCTTTTCATTCGCTCGATCGAATGGAACTGATGTCTCTCTGAGATCTCAAACACCATCGTCGATGCCGGAAGATCAAACTCTTCAAGTACGCGATGAGTATTGCCCTGCCTGTAATCGGGCATCTCAAGCAGTCGGTTATCAAGGTTATAAAAGAGCCGCCTTTTGCGGGCATCGGGAAGCTGCAAAAAGCGCTGCAGGGCAAGACGACGCAAGAAGAGGTCAAGCGTGTAAAGAGCTCGATTCTCGACGGCATAATCGAGCAAGGCGAAGACGCTTTCAAAGCCGGCGCGATCATAGTTCCGCAGCAGCGCTTCATAGCCGTAAATACGGCCGGATGCCACGTCGAGGATGGGCTGAAAGGCGAAATCAAGCTCGCGGAGGATGTCCTCCCAGATCATATCGCCCTGCTTCATACCCGTCTCAGTCCAAACGACAACCGTCACAACGCTCCACCTTACGCAGGCGCCGTTACGTTTTCGTGTCCGGACCATAACTTTTTGTATCAGGGGTACTGTCAAACCGGGGTTTTTGCCTTTCCCGATTTCCCGTTCTTTTTTCTTTAGAGCAATATGATCGATTCACGTCTTCGCCGGCTGGTAGCCGGATCGCCGCACTACATTGAAATCCGTTATCACAATCGACGCAGTCGATCTCTGGGAATCCGCAAGGGAACGCCGATTGAACTGGCCTCAAAGCATACGGAGGGCGTCGGTATCAGGGTACTTTTTAACGGAGCCTGGGGCTTTGCTGCGACCTCTGATATGGGCGAGGCCGCACTCGAACGTTCGTTACGCAGCGCCTTTGAGGGAGCACGTCGGCTTTCTGAACTGCGACGACATCGCAGCGCCCTCGCCGAAACGGATCGCCTCGCAACAGGCGAGTTCGAATTGCCGGGATACAGCGAACTGCTGTCCATTCCCTTAAGTGAACACCGTGAAACCGTCGAAGATGCAGAGCGCCGGCTTCGTAGCTCATCAAAGTCTATCGACACGGCACAGTGCCAGTACACCGAAGTCTTCGAAGAGAAGTTCATCGTCACGTCAGACGGAGCCGACGTCTGGCTGCGCCTTGTAAGGCCTGAGCTGCGTTTCCTGGCCTTTGCAAAAGACGGCTCGAAGATGAGCCGCGGCTATGATTCCGTCGGCGCAACCGGCGGCTGGCAGTGCATGTTCCAGAACCGATCCCTTGACCGTTATATTGAAACGGCGGCCGCCAGTGCCGTCGATCTACTTGCAGCCGCGGCCCCCGAAGGCGGACGAAAAAAGGTTATCCTGGCCCCCGCCATGGTCGGGTTGCTTGCTCATGAGGCCATCGGGCATACGGTCGAGGCGGATTTTGTTATTTCGGGGTCGGTGGCTCGCGATCTTCTCGGGCAGCAGGTCGCCTCTGAAAAGGTGACTCTATGTGATAGCGGGCGCTCCGAGCATGCTCCTTATGCCGGCGGAGAGCTTCCCGTCGACGACGAAGGCGTGTATGCCGATAGAACCGTATTGATTGAAAAGGGCAAGCTCGTCGGTTACCTGCACAGTCGCGAAACGGCAAAACAGTTCGGAGTGAAGCCGACGGGTAACGCCCGCGCATGGGAATTCAGCGACGAACCGCTCATCCGAATGCGCAACACCTACGTCGAGCCAGGAACCGATGATCTGAACGATATGATTGCCGGCATCGAGGACGGCTTTTACGTCGACGGCCCCGAAGGAGGCCAGGCCGATGCTACCGGTGAATTTATGTTTGGAGCTTCACGGGTGCGGCGCATCAAAAACGGAAAACTTGCGGAGGTCGTTCAGAAGGTAACGCTTTCGGGCAACGCCTTTGACGTCTTGCGTTCTGTGGACGCCGTCAGCTCCGATTTCAAGTGGGATCTCGGATCAGGCCATTGCGGTAAAGGACAGCCCGCGAAGGTCGACGCCGGCGGGCCGTTCCTGCGATGTGAAATCCTTGTCGGAGGCGAAGCATGAGCGCCACCTACGCCGATCAATCCATCGAACGCCTCAAGAACGCAGCCGACCGTTTGCTCTCGACCAATCGCCCCGCCGGTTCGCAACTTGAAGTCTGTGCAAGCTCTGAATCTGAACGCCGTCTTGTTTTCGAGAACGACGACCTTTCCGTCGTCTCTGAGACGTCCGGCGACAGGTTCGGGCTGCGTCTTCTGCATAACGAGCATACGGGATTCGCGACGACGAATTCCGCCGAGACAGGCCGTCTCTTACATACCCTTCATGAGGCCGAATCCCTTGCCGCCACCGCGCCTCCCTCCCCTTTTGACGCCCTTGCCGTTCCGACAGAGGCCCATCGTACGACTGTGTATAACCTTGATGCTCTGCACGGGCGTTCGGGCGAAGATTCCGACGAATTCGCCGGCGACGATCTTCCCTTTGAAGCGATGCAGAGAATCCTCGCCGAGGCAAAACGAGACGCACGCGTCGCCATCGATCGCGTCGAATTCTCGTTCAGCGACAGCGTGCGTACGGTCGTGAACAGCCATGGTATCCATCTCACGCAAAAAGAACAACTGGCGTCATGGTTCATCATGGGTATGGCCCGCGACGGCGCGCAGGTAACAAGCTTCGATTACGACGGCGGATCGGCCGCCACTGTAATAGACTTATTCGAAGACATCACCAGGCGAGTGGCCGATTTTCGCGATTCGGTCATCGGCTCGTTGAATCCGCGCAAAGGCCGAACCTACAAAGGCCCGGTTCTCCTGCACCCTTATGCCGTGCTTGACCTTCTTGTCGGAACGGTGTCGTTTAACGCGAAATCAAGGGCGCATCTGGACGGCATCAGCCCCTGGGTCGATCGCTACGCCGGTGACGGACGTCTCACCGAGCCGGTCGCTCATCCGTCGCTTCTGCTCTACGAAGATCCGCATGACCTGAGTCGTCCGGCCGGCACGCGCTTCTTTGACCGAGAGGGGAACCTTACGGCGCGCCATGAAATAGTGAAAGACGGTCGCCTTATCTTTCTCGCCGAGAACTGTCATAC
This region of Leptonema illini DSM 21528 genomic DNA includes:
- a CDS encoding TldD/PmbA family protein, with protein sequence MIDSRLRRLVAGSPHYIEIRYHNRRSRSLGIRKGTPIELASKHTEGVGIRVLFNGAWGFAATSDMGEAALERSLRSAFEGARRLSELRRHRSALAETDRLATGEFELPGYSELLSIPLSEHRETVEDAERRLRSSSKSIDTAQCQYTEVFEEKFIVTSDGADVWLRLVRPELRFLAFAKDGSKMSRGYDSVGATGGWQCMFQNRSLDRYIETAAASAVDLLAAAAPEGGRKKVILAPAMVGLLAHEAIGHTVEADFVISGSVARDLLGQQVASEKVTLCDSGRSEHAPYAGGELPVDDEGVYADRTVLIEKGKLVGYLHSRETAKQFGVKPTGNARAWEFSDEPLIRMRNTYVEPGTDDLNDMIAGIEDGFYVDGPEGGQADATGEFMFGASRVRRIKNGKLAEVVQKVTLSGNAFDVLRSVDAVSSDFKWDLGSGHCGKGQPAKVDAGGPFLRCEILVGGEA
- a CDS encoding TldD/PmbA family protein — encoded protein: MSATYADQSIERLKNAADRLLSTNRPAGSQLEVCASSESERRLVFENDDLSVVSETSGDRFGLRLLHNEHTGFATTNSAETGRLLHTLHEAESLAATAPPSPFDALAVPTEAHRTTVYNLDALHGRSGEDSDEFAGDDLPFEAMQRILAEAKRDARVAIDRVEFSFSDSVRTVVNSHGIHLTQKEQLASWFIMGMARDGAQVTSFDYDGGSAATVIDLFEDITRRVADFRDSVIGSLNPRKGRTYKGPVLLHPYAVLDLLVGTVSFNAKSRAHLDGISPWVDRYAGDGRLTEPVAHPSLLLYEDPHDLSRPAGTRFFDREGNLTARHEIVKDGRLIFLAENCHTAKRSGRAITGNATGDGRSLPDHGFSNLTLDISPDGIIRPQPLPELLRTMKEGLLLKRFSGNEDPISGRFSGVAKNSRWVENGEICFGVQEVMVSGDLFGLLRDVIAASTERMVASGGWSAPYLLVDGCSVVFD
- a CDS encoding GGDEF domain-containing protein, with product MTVVVWTETGMKQGDMIWEDILRELDFAFQPILDVASGRIYGYEALLRNYDRAGFESVFALLDYAVENRALYTLDLFLRRLALQRFLQLPDARKRRLFYNLDNRLLEMPDYRQGNTHRVLEEFDLPASTMVFEISERHQFHSIERMKSMIDTYRQQGYRIALDDYGVGFSGLQLIYSVEPDIVKLDRFFIQGVDSDPKKRLFLQHVIQLSHLMGGMVVAEGVETEDEYRACVRIGCDLIQGYFVGRPLFIEDSIRTHSDSTARDLLHADRESAIPHLKPGLQMQRIEPVRPGMGFAQIVELFKRNPEFTLFPVLNEFEEPLGLLHESSLKSITYSPYGKDLLHNRDMEDFLSHHIRKCYVADLHADADEILKIFSLQDSMRSRDGILITDRGRYSGFLSSTAMLRYVYQERIESAREENPLTGLPGNRAILRFLEDAAHRLDPTIIVYLDLDNFKPFNDRYGFQKGDLALLSIGESLKHLAGGSRNIFVGHVGGDDFFLGFRRHTVRSVFREIRRLQQSFERARNSFLEPADVERDYMEAQNRYGQMQRFPLPVISAALLFFAQGRIPLTDISRLVAETKSEAKSARSGIFIRTFSGSAEIQHVGDASMADV